In the genome of Streptomyces pactum, one region contains:
- the ftsX gene encoding permease-like cell division protein FtsX, with product MRAQFVLSEIGVGLRRNLTMTFAVIVSVALSLALFGASLLMREQVSSMKSYWYDKVNVSIFLCNKNDKETSENCEKGAVTDAQKEEIRAELERMNIVESIEFETSKQAYDRYKEEFSDSPLANTLTPDQMQESFRIKLKDPEQYRVISSAFAARPGVQEVTDQRDTVDNLFNLLNGMNYAALGVMALMLVVALLLIVNTVRVSAFSRRRETGIMRLVGASSFYIQMPFIMEAAISGLLGAVFACVLLLGGQQFLVEGWLTDHIEVIDFIGWNAVFAKLPWVLVIGLMMPAIAASLALRKYLKV from the coding sequence ATGCGCGCCCAGTTCGTCCTGTCGGAGATCGGCGTCGGTCTCCGCCGCAATCTCACGATGACCTTCGCGGTGATCGTCTCGGTGGCCCTCTCGCTCGCCCTGTTCGGTGCCTCGCTGCTCATGCGCGAACAGGTCAGCAGCATGAAGAGCTACTGGTACGACAAGGTCAACGTCTCGATCTTCCTCTGCAACAAGAACGACAAGGAGACCTCGGAGAACTGCGAGAAGGGCGCGGTCACCGACGCGCAGAAGGAGGAGATCCGCGCCGAGCTGGAGCGGATGAACATCGTCGAGAGCATCGAGTTCGAGACGAGCAAACAGGCGTACGACCGGTACAAGGAGGAGTTCAGCGACTCCCCGCTGGCCAACACGCTGACCCCGGACCAGATGCAGGAGTCGTTCCGCATCAAGCTGAAGGACCCCGAGCAGTACCGGGTGATCTCCAGCGCCTTCGCCGCGCGCCCCGGTGTCCAGGAGGTGACCGACCAACGGGACACCGTGGACAACCTGTTCAACCTGCTCAACGGCATGAACTACGCGGCGCTGGGGGTGATGGCGCTGATGCTGGTCGTCGCCCTGCTGCTGATCGTCAACACGGTGCGGGTGTCGGCGTTCAGCCGGCGCCGGGAGACCGGGATCATGCGGCTGGTCGGCGCGTCCAGCTTCTACATCCAGATGCCGTTCATCATGGAGGCGGCCATCTCCGGGCTGCTGGGCGCGGTGTTCGCCTGCGTGCTCCTGCTGGGCGGCCAGCAGTTCCTGGTCGAGGGCTGGCTGACCGACCACATAGAGGTCATCGACTTCATCGGCTGGAACGCGGTCTTCGCCAAACTCCCCTGGGTGCTGGTGATCGGGCTGATGATGCCGGCGATCGCGGCGTCGCTGGCGCTGCGCAAGTACCTCAAGGTCTGA